Genomic window (Corallococcus caeni):
GCCCAACTGGTCCGACTGTCGGACCAGTTCATCGGGTGCGCCACCGCCGAGCGGTCCAGCAGGGTGCTCTCTTCGGATCACCCTGCTGCTCCCTGCCCGACGCCGCCCCAACTGGTCCGACTGTCGGACCAGTTCATCGGGTGCGCCACCGCCGGGGCGGCCCAGCAGGATGCTCTCTTCGGATCACCCTGCTGCTCCCTGCCCGACGCCGCCCCAACTGGTCCGACTGTCGGACCAGTTCATCGGGTGCGCCACCGCCGGGGCGGCCCAGCAGGATGCTCTCTTCGGATCACCCTGCTGCTCCCTGCCCGACGCCGCCCCAACTGGTCCGACTGTCGGACCAGTTCATCGGGTGCGCCACCGCCGGGGCGGCCCAGCAGGATGCTCCCTTCGGATCAATCCGTGACGCGGATCCGCGTCACCGCTCCAGCTTCGCCATCGGCCACTGAAGCAGGCTCGGCGTTCTCGGGAGCGGGCTCGCGCTGGCCCCTGCCCCCTCGAAGTTTGATCAAGCCGGGAGTGCCCTCCCCTACCCCTTCGTGAACACCGCGACCTGACGCTCGGCGCCGGAGAACGGGAGCCGATACGCCCGGGCGGACACCACGCGCAGGTTGCGCTCCGCCGCGCGCGCCTGGAGTTCCGCGTCCGTCTGCGCCTTGCCCAGCATCGCCACCACGCGCCCACCCTCCTCCACGTACGCGGGCGCCAGGCCGAGCCAGTCCGGCAGGTCCATGAACGCGCGCGCGATGAGCACCTGCGCGCGCGGGATCCCTTCCGTCTCCGGCTTTCCTTCCGCTCGAGCGTGCAGCCCGCGCACCCCGGTGAGTCCCAGGCTGGCGGCGGCGGCCTTGATGAACGCGATCTTCTTGCCCACCGTGTCCACCAGCGTCACGCCCAGGCCCGGAAGCGCCAGCCGGAGCGGCAGCCCCGGGAAGCCCGCGCCCGCGCCCAAATCCAGGAGCGACGTCGCGCCCGTCACCTCCGGCAGCACCGCCAGCGAGTCCAGGAAGTGCTTCTCCAGCACCTCCTCCGGCGCGGTGATGGCCGTGAGGTTCACCTTCGCGTTCCACTTCAGGAGCTCCGCCATCAGCCGCTGGAGCTGGGGCCCCACGTCCGGCCCCACCGTCACGCCCAACGCACTGCATCCGGATGCCAGCTGATCTGAGAACCGCGCGTTATCCACAACACCTCCACCCCGAAGGGCCCTTCAAGTCCTTGGAATCACTCAGGGGAAATCCATCCCCAGAATTGTCCACACGTTATCCACAACCCTCTTCCTGATCACTTGACGGCCCCTGCCCGCGCTTGAGCGCGACCAGGAGCAGCGACACCGCGGCCGGCGTCAGGCCCGGAATCCGCCGCGCCTGCCCCACCGTCCCGGGCCGGTGCGCGGACAGCTTCTCCACCGCCTCCGTCCCCAGACCGCGCACGTCCGTGAAGCGGAACGCGTCCGGGATGCGCCAGCGGTCGGTCGCCTCCGCCTCGCGCGCCGCGGCCCGGGCGGCCTGGGCGATATAGCCCTCGTACTTCACCTCCACCTCCACCTCCTCCGCCACGTCGGAGGTGAGCGCCGGGAAGTCCTCGCGCTCCTGCGCCAGCTGCGCGTACGTCACCTCCGGGCGCTTGAGCCGCATCGCCAGGCCGGTGCGCTTGAGCCGCGCCACCTCCGCCGTCACCGCGTGGGCCCGCGCTTCGGCGCGCTCCAGGGCCTCCTTCGGCAGCAGCCCCACGCGATGCCCGTGACGCGCGAGCCGCAGGTCCGCGTTGCCCTCGCGCAGCTTCAGCCGGTGCTCGGAGCGGCTGGTGAACATGCGGAACGGTTCGTCCACGCCCTTCGTCACCAGGTCATCCACGAGCACCGCGCCGTGCGCCTCGTCGCGGCCCACGGCGAGCGCCGGTTCGCCCTTCACCTGGAGCGCCGCCTGGATGCCGGCCCACAGCCCCTGGAAGGCGGCCTCCTCGTAGCCGGAGGTGCCGTTGAGCTGCCCCGCGAAGTACAGGCCCGCGACGGCCTTCGTCTCCAGCGTGGGGTGCAGCTGCGTGGGCGGCGCGTAGTCGTACTCCACCGCGTAGCCGTAGCGGACCACCTCCACGCGGGACAGGCCGGGGATGGTGCGCAGGAAATCCAACTGCACGTCCGCGGGCATGCTGGTGGACAGGCCCGCCGGGTACACGAGCGGCGACGTGGGCCCCTCCGGTTCGAGGAACACCTGGTGCCGTTCGCGCGCGGCGAAGCGCACCACCTTGTCCTCCAGCGACGGGCAGTACCGGGGCCCCCGCCCCACGATGTCCCCCTGGAACAGCGGCGAGCGGTGCAGGTTGTCGCGCAGGAGCCGGTGCGTCGCCTCCGTCGTCGCGGTGAGGCCGCACATCACGGCGGGCTGACGCGGAAACGGCAGGCCCTCTTCCATCCGCGTGCGCCAGGAGAACGGCCGCACGCCGGTGTCCCCCGGCTGCGGCGTGACAGCGTCCCAGTCGATGCTGTCCCGGGACAGGCGCGCGGGCGTGCCCGTCTTGAAGCGGCCCAGCGTGAAGCCCAGCGCGTGCAGCGACTCCGACAGGCCGCGCGCGGCTTCGTCCCCCAGCCGGCCGCCGACCTCCTTCTGCTCGCCCACGTGCATGAGCGCTCGCAGGAAGGTGCCGGTGGTGAGGAGCACCGCGCGGGCCACCACCTGCGTGCCGTCCCCCAGCACGACTCCCTTCACCCTCCCCTCCTCCGCGACGACGGCGGCCACTTCACCCTCGCGCACGGTGAGGTTGGCTTGCGCGAAGAGGACGGCCTGCATGCCGGCGGCGTAGGCGTCGCGGTCGCAGAGGACGCGGGTGGCCTGCACGGCGGGGCCCTTGGAGGGATTGAGCGTCTTGACGTGCGTGCCCGCGAGATCCGCCGCGCGCCCCATCTGTCCCCCGAGCGCATCCAGCTCGCGCACCAGGTGGCCCTTGGCGGTGCCGCCCACGGCGGGGTTGCAGCTCATCACGGCGGCGCGCTCGCGCTTGAGCGTCACGCCCAGGGTGGACAGGCCCATGCGCGCGCACGCGAGCGCCGCCTCGCAGCCCGCGTGGCCCAGCCCCACCACGACGATGTCGTATCGGAGTTCCATCGCGTCCCGGGGGGTATCACGCCCGGACGCGTCCGTGGCAAGCCGGGGCGCGAGGACACCGTCCACCCGGCGGGTTCCTCCCCTGCCCGGTCCCCGGGCCCAATCACAGACATGCCCGACGAGTTCGGGAGCACGCGAGGCGGACGGTGGGAGGGGTAACAACGCCGCCCGCCTCGCGCGCACCAGTCATCGTGGATCCGTCAAGGGCGCGCCGGACACACCGGTGGCGTCTCTGGCCCGTCGACGGCGATGGCATCCATGGGACCTGCCCGCACGAGTCCCCCGGCCCTCGTGCCTTCACATGGCGTCGCACACACGGGGGGCCAAAGCCTGCCCAGGCGGTGAGGGCGCATGGGGGTTTCGGACTCGAACCAGCGAGGCCGGCGGACCGCCCGTGTGCGCGACGGGGAAGGGTATAGCGGGGGGGTCTGACATTCCGGATTCCGGGCCCTTCACCGAGGGCCCGGAACCGCACGGCGTCAGCGGGTGACCGGGGGATTCGACTGGCTGGGGCAGTGCACGTTGTCCGGGCAGCGCCCCTCGGACTTCGGGATGCACGCGCCACAGCACTCCATCTCGTCCGGCCGGCACGCGGGGACGCACGCACCGCACTGGACCACGCCGCCGCAGCCGTCGTCCGCGGTGCCGCACCTCAGCCCCAGCGAGGAGCACGTCGCGCGCTGACAGACGCAGCGGTCGTCCACGCAGGACTCGTTGGGTTTGCACCCGGGAGTGCAGGTGCTGAGGGGGCCATGGGGCTCCTTCTTCGGCTCGACGGGCACTGGCGGCGCCACGCAGCGCCCCTGGGAACAGGTGCCGGCCTGACAGTCGCCGCAGTCGATGAAGCCGCCGCACCCATCCGGCGTCCGGCCACAGGCCACCATCGCCTGCGAGCACGT
Coding sequences:
- the rsmG gene encoding 16S rRNA (guanine(527)-N(7))-methyltransferase RsmG, which gives rise to MDNARFSDQLASGCSALGVTVGPDVGPQLQRLMAELLKWNAKVNLTAITAPEEVLEKHFLDSLAVLPEVTGATSLLDLGAGAGFPGLPLRLALPGLGVTLVDTVGKKIAFIKAAAASLGLTGVRGLHARAEGKPETEGIPRAQVLIARAFMDLPDWLGLAPAYVEEGGRVVAMLGKAQTDAELQARAAERNLRVVSARAYRLPFSGAERQVAVFTKG
- the mnmG gene encoding tRNA uridine-5-carboxymethylaminomethyl(34) synthesis enzyme MnmG, which encodes MELRYDIVVVGLGHAGCEAALACARMGLSTLGVTLKRERAAVMSCNPAVGGTAKGHLVRELDALGGQMGRAADLAGTHVKTLNPSKGPAVQATRVLCDRDAYAAGMQAVLFAQANLTVREGEVAAVVAEEGRVKGVVLGDGTQVVARAVLLTTGTFLRALMHVGEQKEVGGRLGDEAARGLSESLHALGFTLGRFKTGTPARLSRDSIDWDAVTPQPGDTGVRPFSWRTRMEEGLPFPRQPAVMCGLTATTEATHRLLRDNLHRSPLFQGDIVGRGPRYCPSLEDKVVRFAARERHQVFLEPEGPTSPLVYPAGLSTSMPADVQLDFLRTIPGLSRVEVVRYGYAVEYDYAPPTQLHPTLETKAVAGLYFAGQLNGTSGYEEAAFQGLWAGIQAALQVKGEPALAVGRDEAHGAVLVDDLVTKGVDEPFRMFTSRSEHRLKLREGNADLRLARHGHRVGLLPKEALERAEARAHAVTAEVARLKRTGLAMRLKRPEVTYAQLAQEREDFPALTSDVAEEVEVEVKYEGYIAQAARAAAREAEATDRWRIPDAFRFTDVRGLGTEAVEKLSAHRPGTVGQARRIPGLTPAAVSLLLVALKRGQGPSSDQEEGCG